In a single window of the Nocardioides sp. L-11A genome:
- a CDS encoding alpha/beta fold hydrolase, which yields MARAALASEKVGQVFVEGRRGRDRLEFTEYGAGEAWVVLLPPLLVPRRVHDRTARMLASNGLHVLALDPLGHGRSDRPADPLSYSVTAFAEQVVALLDHVGAARAVVGGSSVGANVALEVAAIAPDRVAGLLLDGPVLENALGAQLALLAPVLATARFAPFALSALRLVTRPLPRRLAPAWVRLSLETLDACPGEVAAVVHGVLFGRFAPSSAERAALTVPTLVLARTADPFHPAGDAELVAGEIPGAALEPAAAPLEWRRRPERLDLVVTRFVREHARPARRGRRTRSS from the coding sequence ATGGCTCGCGCCGCGCTGGCCTCCGAGAAGGTCGGACAGGTCTTCGTCGAGGGCCGGCGCGGCCGCGACCGCCTCGAGTTCACCGAGTACGGCGCCGGCGAGGCCTGGGTCGTGCTGCTCCCGCCGCTGCTGGTGCCCCGGCGGGTGCACGACCGGACCGCGCGGATGCTCGCCTCGAACGGGCTGCACGTCCTCGCCCTCGATCCCCTCGGCCACGGCCGCTCCGACCGCCCCGCCGACCCGCTGTCCTACTCGGTGACCGCGTTCGCCGAGCAGGTCGTCGCGCTGCTCGACCACGTCGGCGCCGCGCGGGCGGTCGTGGGAGGAAGCTCGGTGGGCGCCAACGTCGCGCTCGAGGTGGCGGCGATCGCGCCCGATCGGGTCGCCGGCCTGCTGCTCGACGGGCCGGTGCTGGAGAACGCCCTCGGGGCGCAGCTGGCACTGCTCGCTCCGGTCCTCGCGACGGCGCGGTTCGCGCCCTTCGCCCTGAGTGCGCTGCGGTTGGTCACGCGGCCGCTTCCCCGTCGGCTCGCCCCCGCCTGGGTCCGACTGTCGCTGGAGACCCTCGACGCCTGTCCCGGCGAGGTCGCCGCCGTGGTGCACGGCGTGCTCTTCGGACGGTTCGCGCCGTCCTCGGCCGAGCGCGCCGCGCTCACCGTGCCGACGCTCGTGCTCGCCCGGACCGCCGACCCGTTCCACCCGGCCGGCGACGCCGAGCTGGTCGCCGGCGAGATCCCCGGCGCGGCGCTGGAGCCGGCGGCGGCGCCCCTGGAGTGGCGGCGGCGGCCCGAGCGGCTCGACCTCGTGGTCACCCGGTTCGTCCGGGAGCACGCGCGCCCGGCCCGGCGGGGGCGTCGTACCCGGTCGTCGTGA
- a CDS encoding catalase gives MNAKDPQQAVIPGAPAAVPPGLAEPTDPVDPLPPKPDQGAPEPRTPTGAATGADPSTAGQQGRWVTTATGTRVRDTDHSLKAGERGPTLLQDHHLREKITHFDHERIPERVVHARGAGAHGYFEGYGTADTVTCAGLFAKGERTPVFVRFSTVLGSRGSADTVRDTRGFATKFYTAEGVWDLVGNNMPVFFIQDGIKFPDIIHAGKPHPDREIPQAQSAHDTFWDFVSLHTEAQHHALWNMSDRGIPRSYRMMEGFGVHTFRLTAADGTTSLVKFHWKPRLGVHSLTWEEAQLIGGLDPDFHRRDLADAIESGAFPEWELGIQVFEDTAEQAFEGIDLLDPTKIVPEELAPVQPIGRMVLDRNPTNFFAETEQVAFHVGHLVPGIDVTDDPLMQARLFSYVDTQLSRLGGPNFDQIPINRPHAPVNDMLRDGFHQHAVHAGVAPYRPNSLDGGCPFHAGTDLSDEETRAFVEAARAVEGRKVRAQPASYDDHFSQARLFWASMSPVEQEHIIRAYSFELGKCYEQAIKERQLQALANIDATLCAEVATALGLPVPEPSADVAEVVPSPALSQLTGGPWPADGRVVGIVIDPDGALDDVIEVRASVLDAGMVPLLIGPHGGTVGELTVQRTFATARSVEYDVVLVAGCPPPAPDALPARDAKAGASDGPVLDPRVVLLLEEAFRHAKAIGAWGAGLDALEVVGIPTDAAGIVAGSTGGAVIDQVRDLLGTHRAWERFAPAV, from the coding sequence ATGAACGCGAAGGACCCCCAGCAGGCCGTCATCCCCGGCGCACCCGCCGCCGTCCCGCCCGGCCTCGCCGAGCCGACCGACCCGGTCGACCCGCTCCCCCCGAAGCCCGACCAGGGCGCCCCCGAGCCCCGGACCCCCACCGGCGCCGCGACCGGCGCGGACCCGAGCACGGCCGGCCAGCAGGGCCGTTGGGTCACCACCGCGACCGGCACCCGTGTCCGTGACACCGACCACTCGCTCAAGGCCGGGGAGCGCGGCCCGACCCTGCTGCAGGACCACCACCTGCGCGAGAAGATCACCCACTTCGACCACGAGCGCATCCCGGAGCGGGTCGTGCACGCACGCGGCGCCGGCGCGCACGGCTACTTCGAGGGCTACGGCACCGCCGACACCGTGACCTGCGCTGGCCTCTTCGCGAAGGGCGAGCGGACGCCGGTCTTCGTGCGCTTCTCGACGGTGCTCGGCTCGCGCGGCTCGGCCGACACCGTGCGCGACACCCGCGGCTTCGCCACGAAGTTCTACACGGCCGAGGGCGTGTGGGACCTGGTCGGCAACAACATGCCGGTCTTCTTCATCCAAGACGGCATCAAGTTCCCCGACATCATCCACGCCGGCAAGCCCCATCCGGACCGGGAGATCCCCCAGGCGCAGAGCGCGCACGACACGTTCTGGGACTTCGTCTCGCTGCACACCGAGGCCCAGCACCACGCCCTGTGGAACATGTCCGACCGCGGCATCCCGCGTTCCTATCGGATGATGGAGGGCTTCGGCGTCCACACCTTCCGGCTGACCGCGGCCGACGGAACGACGTCGCTGGTCAAGTTCCACTGGAAGCCCCGGCTCGGCGTCCATTCCCTCACCTGGGAGGAGGCACAGCTGATCGGGGGCCTCGACCCGGACTTCCACCGTCGCGACCTGGCCGACGCGATCGAGTCCGGCGCCTTCCCCGAGTGGGAGCTCGGCATCCAGGTGTTCGAGGACACCGCCGAGCAGGCGTTCGAGGGCATCGACCTCCTCGACCCGACCAAGATCGTGCCCGAGGAGCTCGCGCCCGTGCAGCCGATCGGGCGGATGGTCCTCGACCGCAATCCCACCAACTTCTTCGCCGAGACCGAGCAGGTCGCCTTCCATGTCGGCCACCTCGTGCCGGGGATCGACGTCACCGACGACCCACTGATGCAGGCCCGGCTCTTCTCGTACGTCGACACGCAGCTCAGCCGCCTCGGGGGTCCGAACTTCGACCAGATCCCGATCAACCGGCCGCACGCGCCGGTCAACGACATGCTCCGCGACGGCTTCCATCAGCACGCGGTGCACGCCGGCGTGGCGCCGTACCGGCCCAATTCGCTCGACGGCGGCTGCCCGTTCCACGCAGGCACCGACCTCTCCGACGAGGAGACCCGCGCCTTCGTCGAGGCTGCCCGGGCCGTCGAGGGCCGCAAGGTGCGCGCCCAGCCGGCGTCGTACGACGACCACTTCAGCCAGGCACGGCTGTTCTGGGCGAGCATGAGCCCGGTCGAGCAGGAGCACATCATCCGCGCCTACTCCTTCGAACTCGGCAAGTGCTACGAGCAGGCGATCAAGGAGCGCCAGCTGCAGGCGCTGGCGAACATCGATGCCACGCTGTGCGCCGAGGTCGCCACCGCGCTCGGGCTGCCCGTCCCGGAGCCGAGCGCGGACGTCGCGGAGGTCGTGCCGAGCCCCGCGCTCTCGCAGCTCACCGGCGGGCCGTGGCCCGCGGACGGGCGCGTGGTCGGGATCGTGATCGACCCGGACGGCGCGCTCGACGACGTCATCGAGGTCCGCGCGAGCGTGCTCGACGCCGGCATGGTGCCGCTCCTCATCGGTCCCCACGGCGGGACCGTCGGCGAGCTGACCGTGCAGCGCACGTTCGCCACCGCCCGCTCCGTGGAGTACGACGTCGTCCTCGTCGCCGGCTGCCCGCCGCCGGCCCCCGACGCCCTCCCGGCCCGCGACGCCAAGGCCGGAGCCTCGGACGGCCCGGTCCTCGATCCCCGGGTGGTCCTGCTGCTCGAGGAGGCCTTCCGGCACGCCAAGGCGATCGGGGCCTGGGGCGCCGGCCTGGACGCCCTGGAGGTGGTCGGCATCCCCACCGACGCCGCGGGCATCGTCGCCGGCAGCACCGGCGGCGCCGTGATCGACCAGGTGCGAGACCTGCTGGGCACCCATCGGGCCTGGGAGCGGTTCGCCCCGGCCGTCTAG
- the era gene encoding GTPase Era, producing MPPPAAPVFGLGDVPDGYRSGFACFVGRPNVGKSTLTNALVGQKIVITSDKPQTTRTVVRGIVHRPDGQLVLVDTPGLHRPRTLLGERLNDLVKTTWAEVDVVAVCFPADEKIGPGDRFLVTELAKVRRTTKIAVATKTDLAAPDRIAEHLLDIAELGRETGTEWAEIVPVSSVGGDQIPLLGDLLVRLMPEGPPLYPDGDLTDAPEEILAAELIREAALDGVRDELPHSIAVVVEEMGLREGRPDDKPLLDIHANLYVERDSQKGIMIGRKGARLRQVGTAARQQIEALLGTPVYLDLHVKIAKDWQRDPRQLRKLGF from the coding sequence CTGCCCCCGCCGGCGGCGCCTGTCTTCGGCCTCGGCGACGTGCCCGACGGCTACCGCAGTGGCTTCGCCTGCTTCGTCGGGCGCCCCAACGTCGGCAAGTCCACGCTGACCAACGCGCTGGTCGGACAGAAAATCGTGATCACGTCCGACAAGCCGCAGACCACCCGGACCGTCGTCCGCGGGATCGTGCACCGCCCCGACGGCCAGCTGGTCCTCGTCGACACCCCCGGCCTGCACCGCCCGCGCACGCTGCTGGGGGAGCGGCTCAACGACCTGGTCAAGACCACCTGGGCCGAGGTCGACGTGGTGGCGGTGTGCTTCCCGGCCGACGAGAAGATCGGCCCGGGCGACCGGTTCCTCGTCACCGAGCTGGCCAAGGTCCGGCGGACCACGAAAATCGCCGTCGCCACCAAGACCGATCTCGCCGCGCCCGACCGGATCGCAGAGCACCTCCTCGACATCGCCGAGCTGGGCCGGGAGACCGGCACCGAGTGGGCCGAGATCGTTCCCGTCTCCTCGGTCGGCGGCGATCAGATCCCGCTGCTCGGCGACCTGCTGGTCCGGCTGATGCCCGAGGGCCCCCCGCTCTACCCCGACGGAGACCTCACCGACGCCCCCGAGGAGATCCTCGCCGCCGAGCTGATCCGCGAGGCCGCCCTGGACGGCGTCCGCGACGAGCTCCCCCACTCGATCGCCGTCGTCGTCGAGGAGATGGGCCTGCGCGAGGGCCGCCCCGACGACAAGCCGCTGTTGGACATCCACGCCAACCTGTACGTCGAGCGGGACTCGCAGAAGGGAATCATGATCGGCCGCAAGGGCGCGCGCCTGCGCCAGGTCGGCACCGCCGCCCGCCAGCAGATCGAGGCCCTTCTCGGCACCCCGGTCTACCTCGACCTGCACGTCAAGATCGCCAAGGACTGGCAGCGCGACCCCCGCCAACTGCGCAAGCTCGGCTTCTGA
- a CDS encoding flavodoxin family protein, whose protein sequence is MPTLLIVHHSPSRSMQALLEQVVAGAHDDEVQAGTPVDVEVRPALEATADDVLAADGYVLGTTANFGYMSGALKHFFDSTFLAVGGALDPTGAPADGGGETAGRPYGLWLHGRYDLTGAERSVQSIVGALDWRQGYDVLGVLGAVDDAALEAAYALGATIAALLTD, encoded by the coding sequence GTGCCGACGCTCCTGATCGTCCACCACTCCCCCAGCCGCTCGATGCAGGCGCTGCTCGAGCAGGTGGTCGCCGGAGCGCACGACGACGAGGTCCAGGCAGGCACCCCGGTCGATGTCGAGGTGCGCCCCGCGCTCGAGGCCACCGCCGACGATGTGCTGGCCGCCGACGGCTATGTGCTCGGCACCACGGCGAACTTCGGCTACATGAGCGGTGCCCTCAAGCACTTCTTCGACTCCACCTTCCTCGCGGTCGGCGGCGCCCTCGACCCGACCGGCGCGCCCGCCGACGGCGGCGGTGAGACCGCGGGGCGCCCGTACGGCCTGTGGCTGCACGGCCGCTACGACCTTACCGGCGCCGAGCGGTCGGTGCAGTCGATCGTCGGCGCGCTCGACTGGCGCCAGGGGTACGACGTGCTCGGCGTCCTCGGCGCCGTCGACGACGCCGCACTGGAGGCGGCCTATGCCCTGGGCGCTACGATCGCGGCACTCCTGACCGACTGA
- the leuA gene encoding 2-isopropylmalate synthase, translating to MNQRVTIPSQQPSGMPYHRYTAFEPVTVPDRTWPDQRITRAPRWLSTDLRDGNQALIDPMSPSRKMKMFELLVQMGYKEIEVGFPAASQTDFDFVRQLVEEDRIPDDVRISVLTQAREDLIARTVESLKGADKATVHLYNATAPLFQRVVFGVTEAECIAIATRGTEWVMKYADQLLDGTDFGYQYSPEIFTQTPTDFAIEVCERVSDVWQPEEGREIILNLPATVEMSTPNTYADQIEYFSRHLTRRAHSIISLHPHNDRGTAVAATELGLMAGADRVEGCLFGHGERTGNVDLVTLGMNLFSQGIDPQVDFSAIDEVRRTVEYCTQLPVHPRHPWAGDLVYTAFSGSHQDAIKKGLEDLDRIAAEQGKPVGEIPWEAPYLPIDPKDVGRTYEAVIRVNSQSGKGGVAYVLKAEHSLDLPRRAQMEFSRVIQQHTDAQGGEVTPEDIWTIFRAEYLDREAPYSLVSFSSVTSEDGDDQQEVRLVVRGEEQTFTGMGNGPVAAFVDGMRQAGADIRVLDYAEHALSSGGDAVAAAYVECEVAGEVVWGIGLHHNIVTASLRAVVCAANRARTTTIPAAPVEPIG from the coding sequence ATGAACCAGCGCGTCACCATCCCCAGCCAGCAGCCCAGCGGGATGCCGTACCACCGCTACACCGCCTTCGAGCCCGTCACCGTGCCGGACCGCACCTGGCCCGACCAGCGGATCACCCGCGCCCCCCGGTGGCTCTCCACCGACCTGCGCGACGGCAACCAGGCGCTCATCGACCCGATGAGCCCGTCGCGCAAGATGAAGATGTTCGAGCTCCTGGTCCAGATGGGCTACAAGGAGATCGAGGTCGGGTTCCCGGCCGCGAGCCAGACCGACTTCGACTTCGTGCGCCAGCTCGTCGAGGAGGACCGGATCCCCGACGACGTCCGGATCTCCGTGCTGACCCAGGCCCGTGAGGACCTGATCGCCCGCACCGTCGAGTCGCTGAAGGGCGCCGACAAGGCGACCGTCCACCTCTACAACGCGACCGCGCCGCTGTTCCAGCGGGTCGTCTTCGGCGTCACCGAGGCCGAGTGCATCGCGATCGCGACCCGCGGCACCGAGTGGGTGATGAAGTACGCCGACCAGCTGCTGGACGGCACCGACTTCGGCTACCAGTACAGCCCCGAGATCTTCACCCAGACCCCGACCGACTTCGCCATCGAGGTCTGCGAGCGGGTCTCCGACGTGTGGCAGCCGGAGGAGGGGCGCGAGATCATCCTCAACCTGCCGGCGACCGTCGAGATGTCCACGCCCAACACCTACGCGGACCAGATCGAGTACTTCTCGCGCCACCTGACCCGGCGCGCCCACTCGATCATCAGCCTGCACCCCCACAACGACCGCGGTACGGCGGTCGCGGCCACCGAGCTCGGCCTGATGGCGGGGGCGGACCGGGTCGAGGGCTGCCTGTTCGGCCACGGCGAGCGCACCGGCAACGTCGACCTGGTCACCCTCGGCATGAACCTGTTCAGCCAGGGCATCGACCCACAGGTCGACTTCTCCGCGATCGACGAGGTCCGCCGCACGGTCGAGTACTGCACGCAGCTGCCCGTCCACCCGCGCCACCCGTGGGCCGGCGACCTGGTCTACACCGCCTTCTCCGGCTCCCACCAGGACGCCATCAAGAAGGGCCTGGAGGACCTCGACCGGATCGCGGCCGAGCAGGGCAAGCCGGTCGGCGAGATCCCGTGGGAGGCGCCGTACCTGCCGATCGATCCGAAGGACGTCGGCCGCACCTACGAGGCGGTCATCCGGGTCAACAGCCAGTCCGGCAAGGGCGGCGTCGCCTACGTGCTCAAGGCCGAGCACAGCCTCGACCTGCCGCGCCGCGCGCAGATGGAGTTCAGCCGCGTCATCCAGCAGCACACCGACGCCCAGGGGGGCGAGGTGACGCCGGAGGACATCTGGACGATCTTCCGCGCGGAGTACCTCGACCGCGAGGCCCCCTACAGCCTGGTGTCGTTCTCGTCGGTCACCAGCGAGGACGGCGACGACCAGCAGGAGGTGCGCCTCGTCGTCCGCGGTGAGGAGCAGACCTTCACCGGGATGGGCAACGGCCCGGTGGCCGCGTTCGTCGACGGGATGCGCCAGGCCGGCGCCGACATCCGGGTCCTCGACTACGCCGAGCACGCGCTCTCCTCGGGTGGCGACGCCGTCGCGGCGGCGTACGTCGAGTGCGAGGTCGCCGGCGAGGTCGTCTGGGGCATCGGCCTGCACCACAACATCGTCACCGCCTCGCTGCGGGCAGTGGTCTGTGCCGCCAACCGCGCGCGGACGACCACGATCCCGGCCGCGCCTGTCGAGCCGATCGGCTGA
- a CDS encoding septum formation family protein yields MSNRSPWARRAGVAAATLLSLTTLVACSGGDQDEPPAQPRSTQATAPEPDPGPATGACYPLPYDAAVAPTSTVEPVDCAQPHTSVTFATGAIDAVVDGHLLAVDSDRVQAQVSSACPHQLLAYVGGSLPQLRLSMIRSIWFTPTVDESDAGAAWYRCDAVLLDGASKLADLDGDLEGVLGGATVPDRYAMCGTAAPDAPDFERVRCSAKHSWRAIDVVAFEAADYPGVKQVRAAGRTRCEDAAAEVAEDPLTFKWGYEWPTKEQWAMGQKFGRCWTTS; encoded by the coding sequence ATGAGCAACCGCAGCCCCTGGGCGCGCCGGGCGGGTGTCGCCGCGGCGACCCTGCTCTCCCTGACCACCCTGGTCGCCTGCAGCGGCGGCGACCAGGACGAGCCCCCCGCCCAGCCGCGGTCGACCCAGGCCACCGCACCCGAGCCCGACCCGGGTCCCGCGACCGGCGCCTGCTACCCGCTGCCGTACGACGCCGCGGTCGCCCCCACCTCGACGGTCGAGCCCGTCGACTGCGCCCAGCCGCACACCAGCGTCACCTTCGCGACCGGTGCCATCGACGCGGTCGTCGACGGCCACCTGCTCGCCGTCGACTCCGACCGGGTCCAGGCGCAGGTCTCGTCGGCCTGTCCCCACCAGCTCCTGGCGTACGTCGGAGGCTCACTGCCCCAGCTCCGGCTGTCCATGATCCGCTCGATCTGGTTCACACCGACCGTCGACGAGTCCGACGCCGGGGCGGCCTGGTACCGCTGCGACGCGGTCCTCCTCGACGGCGCCTCCAAGCTCGCCGACCTCGACGGCGACCTCGAGGGGGTGCTCGGCGGCGCCACGGTGCCGGACCGGTACGCCATGTGCGGCACCGCCGCCCCGGACGCGCCGGACTTCGAGCGGGTGCGCTGCTCGGCGAAGCACTCGTGGCGCGCCATCGACGTGGTCGCCTTCGAGGCCGCCGACTACCCGGGCGTCAAGCAGGTCCGGGCCGCCGGGCGGACCCGGTGCGAGGACGCCGCGGCCGAGGTCGCCGAGGACCCGCTGACCTTCAAGTGGGGCTACGAGTGGCCCACGAAGGAGCAGTGGGCGATGGGCCAGAAGTTCGGCCGCTGCTGGACGACCAGCTGA
- a CDS encoding isoprenyl transferase — protein sequence MTRSTRRTRAATAAAATRGPVRPPTPHPSGARPPAVPAELVPHHVAVVMDGNGRWAKERGLPRTRGHEAGESSLFDVVEGAIEIGVKAISAYAFSTENWSRSPDEVKFLMGFNRDVIRRRRDEMHELGVRVRWAGRAPRLWKSVITELQVAEEMTRHNDVLTLTMCVNYGGRSELGDAAKALARDVAAGRVNPDKVDERTLGRYLYVPELPDADLIWRTSGEQRLSNFMLYQAAYSEFVFSDVLWPDVDRRHLWAAIDAYARRDRRYGGAEPNQV from the coding sequence GTGACCCGCTCCACCCGTCGTACCCGCGCCGCCACGGCGGCCGCCGCCACCCGCGGCCCGGTCCGCCCGCCCACGCCCCACCCCTCCGGCGCCCGGCCGCCCGCCGTGCCCGCGGAGCTGGTCCCGCATCACGTCGCTGTCGTGATGGACGGCAACGGCCGCTGGGCCAAGGAGCGCGGGCTGCCACGCACCCGCGGTCACGAGGCGGGCGAGTCGAGCCTGTTCGACGTGGTCGAGGGCGCGATCGAGATCGGGGTGAAGGCCATCTCGGCGTACGCCTTCTCCACCGAGAACTGGTCGCGCAGCCCCGACGAGGTGAAGTTCCTCATGGGCTTCAACCGCGACGTCATCCGGCGGCGTCGCGACGAGATGCACGAGCTCGGGGTCCGGGTCCGCTGGGCCGGCCGGGCGCCGAGGCTGTGGAAGTCGGTCATCACCGAGCTGCAGGTCGCCGAGGAGATGACGCGGCACAACGACGTCCTGACCCTGACGATGTGCGTCAACTACGGCGGGCGCTCCGAGCTGGGCGACGCGGCCAAGGCGCTCGCGCGCGACGTCGCCGCCGGGCGGGTGAACCCCGACAAGGTCGACGAGCGCACCCTAGGGCGCTATCTCTACGTCCCGGAGCTCCCCGATGCCGACCTGATCTGGCGCACCTCCGGCGAGCAGCGACTGTCCAACTTCATGCTCTACCAGGCGGCGTACTCCGAGTTCGTCTTCTCCGACGTGCTCTGGCCCGACGTCGACCGCCGTCACCTGTGGGCGGCCATCGATGCGTACGCCCGCCGGGACCGGCGCTACGGCGGCGCGGAGCCGAACCAGGTCTGA
- a CDS encoding siderophore-interacting protein — protein MSTRALQYDATVRGREQLTPHLVRLTLDVPGFVSTGISDEWVGLVVPGQFQSRYYTVRSYADGRMVLDVVVHDVGLVTEWASGDPVGQQVVLTEAKGSFLPPDDARWLLLVGDLTALPAMARIAVEHGDRLPVRIHAEVPADSRIQGYFPPAADVTWLPLDDESRLAGVVEEIDWPAGDGYFWMAGESAQMRAIRKHLMRERRLPSTHYDVMGYWRSVARRQPRAVDPGPIWRAGKAAGKSDEEIWADYDAAREPSNEERVAEQ, from the coding sequence GTGAGCACCCGCGCCCTGCAGTACGACGCCACCGTCCGTGGACGCGAGCAGCTGACGCCGCACCTGGTGCGGCTGACCCTCGACGTCCCCGGCTTCGTGTCGACCGGGATCTCCGACGAGTGGGTGGGCCTGGTCGTGCCCGGCCAGTTCCAGAGCCGCTACTACACCGTGCGCTCCTACGCCGACGGGCGGATGGTCCTCGATGTCGTCGTGCACGACGTCGGACTGGTCACCGAATGGGCGTCGGGTGATCCCGTCGGCCAACAGGTCGTGCTGACCGAGGCCAAGGGATCCTTCCTGCCGCCGGACGACGCGCGATGGCTGCTCCTCGTCGGTGACCTGACCGCACTGCCGGCGATGGCGCGGATCGCCGTCGAGCACGGCGACCGGCTTCCGGTGCGGATCCACGCCGAGGTGCCGGCCGACTCGCGGATCCAGGGCTACTTCCCGCCGGCCGCCGATGTCACCTGGCTCCCGCTCGATGACGAGAGCCGGCTCGCCGGAGTCGTTGAGGAGATCGACTGGCCCGCGGGCGACGGCTACTTCTGGATGGCCGGCGAGTCCGCCCAGATGCGGGCCATCCGCAAGCACCTGATGCGCGAGCGCCGGCTTCCCAGCACCCACTACGACGTCATGGGCTACTGGAGATCGGTCGCGCGGCGGCAGCCCCGCGCCGTCGACCCCGGTCCCATCTGGCGGGCCGGCAAGGCGGCCGGGAAGTCCGACGAGGAGATCTGGGCCGACTATGACGCGGCGCGGGAGCCGTCGAACGAGGAGAGAGTTGCCGAGCAGTGA
- a CDS encoding septum formation family protein, translated as MLDRAVRLVGMLALLLLVPVLAACGSESQGKNTDDDLVDALEVPESGVCRNLTPDDVALPANATATVPCSEEHTAETFATGELPEEFDDAGYDDTDLGHYAYRTCSTAFAKFVEADESLVLRTTLSWAWFRPSEKAWGKGARWYRCDVLGGSTASPAYRPLPETARGMLAGRPPDVWLSCARGPSVGEGEKVPCSQKHDWRAVTTVKLGQPEDDYPGDRVMESRTRSFCSTSVQAWLNYPAEFEYGFTFFHQAEWDAGVRRSVCWARTSE; from the coding sequence ATGCTGGACCGTGCCGTCCGCCTGGTCGGGATGCTCGCGCTCCTCCTGCTGGTTCCGGTCCTGGCCGCCTGCGGCAGCGAGAGCCAGGGCAAGAACACCGACGACGACCTGGTCGACGCGCTCGAGGTCCCCGAGAGCGGCGTGTGCCGCAACCTCACCCCCGACGACGTCGCGCTGCCGGCCAACGCGACCGCGACCGTCCCCTGCTCGGAGGAGCACACCGCCGAGACCTTCGCGACCGGGGAGCTCCCCGAGGAGTTCGACGACGCCGGGTACGACGACACCGACCTCGGCCACTACGCCTACCGCACGTGCTCGACCGCGTTCGCGAAGTTCGTCGAGGCCGACGAGAGCCTGGTGCTGCGCACCACGCTGAGCTGGGCCTGGTTCCGGCCCTCGGAGAAGGCGTGGGGCAAGGGCGCCCGCTGGTACCGCTGCGACGTGCTCGGCGGCAGCACCGCCAGTCCGGCGTACCGGCCGCTCCCCGAGACCGCCCGGGGCATGCTCGCCGGCCGCCCGCCCGACGTGTGGCTCAGCTGCGCGCGCGGCCCGTCGGTCGGTGAGGGCGAGAAGGTGCCCTGCTCGCAGAAGCACGACTGGCGCGCTGTCACGACGGTCAAGCTGGGCCAGCCCGAGGACGACTACCCCGGTGACCGGGTGATGGAGAGCCGCACCCGCTCCTTCTGCTCGACCTCGGTCCAGGCGTGGCTGAACTACCCGGCGGAGTTCGAGTACGGCTTCACCTTCTTCCACCAGGCGGAGTGGGACGCCGGGGTCCGCAGGTCGGTGTGCTGGGCGAGGACGAGTGAGTGA
- the recO gene encoding DNA repair protein RecO: MPLYRDEAIVLRTRKLGEADRIVTLLTRDNGVVRAVAKGVRRTTSRWGSRLEPFTHVDLQLAEGRNLDTITQAETRAAYAAPLGADYDRYTAGTAMLETAERLVVEEREPARQQFALLLGGLNAMAAGARNPCHVLDSYLLRALAIAGYAPAFVDCAHCARPPVTATGELGHHRWFNPSMGGVLCSTCRIPGSATPAPETLTLLGGLLAGDWPVVEAADPRHVREASGLIAAFVQWQLERGLRSLAYVER, encoded by the coding sequence GTGCCGCTCTACCGTGACGAGGCGATCGTCCTGCGCACCCGCAAGCTGGGTGAGGCGGACCGCATCGTCACGCTGCTGACCCGCGACAACGGTGTGGTCCGCGCCGTGGCCAAGGGCGTGCGCCGGACGACCTCGCGCTGGGGCTCGCGGCTGGAGCCGTTCACCCACGTCGACCTCCAGCTCGCCGAGGGCCGCAACCTCGACACGATCACCCAGGCCGAGACCCGGGCGGCGTACGCCGCGCCGCTGGGCGCCGACTACGACCGCTACACCGCTGGCACCGCGATGCTGGAGACCGCTGAGCGGCTGGTCGTCGAGGAGCGCGAGCCGGCGCGCCAGCAGTTCGCGCTCCTGCTCGGGGGACTCAACGCGATGGCGGCGGGTGCGCGCAACCCCTGCCACGTCCTGGACTCCTACCTGCTGCGGGCCCTGGCCATCGCCGGCTACGCACCCGCCTTCGTCGACTGCGCCCACTGCGCCCGCCCGCCGGTCACCGCGACCGGCGAGCTCGGCCATCACCGCTGGTTCAACCCGTCGATGGGGGGCGTGCTGTGCTCCACCTGCCGCATCCCCGGCTCCGCCACGCCGGCCCCGGAGACGCTGACCCTGCTCGGTGGACTGCTCGCCGGCGACTGGCCGGTCGTCGAGGCCGCCGACCCGCGCCACGTCCGGGAGGCCAGCGGTCTGATCGCGGCGTTCGTGCAGTGGCAGCTGGAGCGGGGTCTCCGGTCGCTGGCTTACGTCGAGCGCTGA